A segment of the Entelurus aequoreus isolate RoL-2023_Sb linkage group LG23, RoL_Eaeq_v1.1, whole genome shotgun sequence genome:
TCCAGTTCTGAAAAAAAGCCCAGCAGGACCACCCAGAGCAGAACTTTGAGCCAAGTGATGCTTGATGTGAGATATTTGAGTCTGGCCAGCCCACTTCCTTGGGCGCTGTCCGGCAGCCGGTCTTTACCACCCTGCAGAAACACAATAGTCGTGTACATTTTTGTTTGTCCATGCATGGAGCAATTTTATGTGTGCAAAATGTATCATTTATTGCTCCAAAAGTCAGAACCACAGGTGCCAAGAAGGGCTGGATTTTTTTCcactaaattttttacacactgaatattttaaacacacacaaaattgAAACGGAAACAAATCAGTTAGACGAATTCAGTGTCCAAGCAAAGTAATTTAATTAAATAGTTTTAATTAAAGTAAGTttattgcaaaatattttttttgacagtgaatttatgtaacttatatttttgcgtttgaattttgtaaactgaatttttGTTTTCAAATTGTGCTGATAGAATTGAATACAATTTTTTGAGTACAATttaaaattcatccatccatccattcattttctaccgcttgtcccttttcagggttgcggggggtgctggagcctatttcagctgcattcgggcggaaggcggggtacaccctggacaagtcgccacctcatcgcagggccaacacagagagacaacattcacactcacattcagtttcttaaaaaactaaaattaagtgtgtaaaaattcacatGTCCAAAAAAAGCTTGCGAAatacagacacaaattaacctccatagaaATAACATTTTAGATAATGATCTTgctgtccagaatagggcagcaaggctggttcttggttgttcactaagaaccaatgtgaaccaaataaaatgcttctctttcctggctaacagtgcagaacaggttgtcagctaatactcttatattgttcaaatcagtaaccggtagtaaaactcctgcttttctcatggcccaaatagttcacattAGCACTATACATGatcataataccagggcgtccagtgaggggcattttgtactccctcgtcccaggaagaatgctttgcggaaatcttttacttatagatctttatcgctctggaataacctgcctccaaTTCTCACAGGCATTGAAagcaaacaggtttttaaaaagaaagtaatattttatctgagtctttaaattagtttgctcgttgatgatttgtttggtttcatattgtgtagttatatttatatggtaattattatcctgtgactgtaaattgtttgcttgtttattattgatgcttttatttttttctgtattgtgtagttataattatatgcttttacttgtaattgtattgagttgtggaccccaggaagactagtgggttgttgaggcaaccagctaatggagatacttaataaaaatcaaatcaaaatcaaaatctgTCATAGCATGGGGATAAAAGTACCACTTTATGGAatgttgacaatgaaatcaaaacCCTTATGAAACTATAATCAATATTTTAGAacggtgattctcaaactgtggtacgtacaaaaaaaatcaagattgttttattttcctgtattcaaacaatgccttactgttcaaactgtgtgccagTGGGCAAACatatcaaatatacttgttaaataaaacatctgccttgtttttaatgaatacttaggcctactgcacttctgtattttaatgttggtcgttatggtggtacttggagagccacgttTTTATAAGTACAGCTAGTTCCTATATCCACACTACCGTCTCACCTGTATTTGAGAGTTCTTGCCTAAAGAGTGTTCCAAAGGCTCCAATTGTACCACACTTTCGGTTTCTTTATCCAAAGTGTCCGTATGCTCGTCGCCAGGTGTCTTTTCAGCCTGTCGACGTGCCCTAAACTCTGCAAGCTTCTGCTCCATTTGTCAACAAACGTATAAAGTCCACACggcgaataatatatgaatacaaCCTTCCTGTGGCTGCTTTTTAAACTGATTCCAACGTCAGGCGTTGAATAAAAAGTACTATGACGGCCATTGTGGGCTCAGCCTTCCTTGTTTACACTTTGCCAGCACGTCTGCCGGAAAGGAGAGCGTACTGCCGGAAAGGAGAGTGTGATGTCGCAAGGGTGCCGTTTACCCGCCGCTGAGTGTTTTGGATGCAGCTAGCTTGTTGTTAACGTGGTGGTGAGTTTGATTGTATTATGATGCACGTTGTCGATTAATATGCAGGCTTTATGTGCTTAAACGTCACATGTTGTCATTGGAAATGTATATGATCGATTAAAACCGCCGTCGCGAGTCATCATAGCCACACCTCATTCAAGATGTTGTCATTATAGCTACTGTACCATCCTCATTATGGTTAGCAAGAGCTTTAGTGTGAGTATTACAGAATGTAAACATGTGTTGCAACTATTTTTATTGCCCAGTCCTCTCTGATTATGACGATGACAATACAGTAGAAATGATAGCTTTTACTGTCTCTCCTTTTCTTGCAGACATGGCCTCTGCCCCCGCACAGCAGCCCACTCTGACTGTGGAGCAGACCAGAGGTGAGAGGTCAAAACACAGGTGTATTTGGAGAAACAAAAAAGTTATATACCTTCAAAACTGCTTATGTGTTCTTTCCCGTACAACCAAAtattgctcagtggccttgtggttaagagtagggatgatgtttgataagaaattatcgattctcttatcgaatccagatagattGTTgtgtatggggaaaaaaaacatttggtttaacaaaagctcacttttattttacaagaaaaaaataaaaataaatattgactgttaccaccctaaaaaaaataaatattgactgttactcatggtatggtatttttatttttttgtcataaaaaaatacaatcatgtgtgcttatggactgtatccctgcagactattgatatataatgtaggaaccagaaatattaataacagaaagaaacaacccttttgtgtgaatgagtataaatgggggagggtttttttttgggttggtatactaattgtaagtgtatcttgtgttttttgttgatttaattaaaaaaaaacaaaaacatgtatttcttgtgcggcccggtaccaatcgatccacggaccggtaccaggccgtggcccggtggttggggaccactgttgtaggctacgagtgagcatatatggaaattaaccggcaacagttaacgttagttactcaccgccactatcactggaattggcgctgcaggttgaagaggggcgtgcttcgtcgctgcttctccacgacacctttctttaaccttcaggttatgtgcagcctgaacatgtttcaacatgcttgttttACTCCAcaccccttacatgagagcgaagcctggcaataattgcagatagcagtTTCCTCgtagtatttttttgtaaaatgaagccatgccttgaggcgttttttccggtctattgttgttgctgctttctgtatctgccgcctaatgactgagctatgtctattcctgggacgtgccacagggcatttcctagtaaaaaaagggatttgttcccagggattcaaataaagaaccaattctttttctttactatagtggcctcgataacgggacccggttctcaaaaagggattagagtccatggaatcggttcttttcttatcgaacaaccgggagaagcggtttcgaacatcatccttagtttagagtgttcgccctgagatcggtaggtcgtgagttcaaacccagccgagtcataccagagactataaaaaatgggacccattacctctctgcttggcactcagcatcaagaggttggaatttggggttgaatcaccaaaatgattcccgggcgcggccaccgctgctgctcactgctcccctcacctcccacggggtgaacaaggggatgggtcaaatgcagaggttaaattcaccacaccaagtgtgtgtgtgtgacaatcattagtactttaacgtaaagcgctttgagtcactagagaaaagcgctatataaatataattcacaaactttaacttttaacttgggCACCCAACAATTCAATCCGATTTCACGGGTGATGATTTGATTCAGAAATGATTCCCAATTCAAACACACTCTCGTAATGTATTATTTGGGATAAtgattctatttttttatttttttttacaaaacaggtTACTGGTTAGAAACGCCCCTTCTGGTTGCGTGTAGATGTcctaaaacaatatattttttaaattacagatgtccgataatatcggcctgccggtgGAATCGTTACAACCAagaattgaatcgtgtggtgcctaaagattcacagctctTTAGTAGGCAATTGGCTCcaaaatcagttaaaaaaaaaaaaattgaaaaaatgtgTTGATTTTTACTGAATAAAATCTAAGATGTTTATAACTTAGAAACAAATATAACATGTATAATTCAAAAAGCAATGTACACATTTAGTAAACAAAGTTAAATTTAGTAAAATAATTAAAGCGAGGTGAGACTTCAGGCAGTTCCAATGGACTGCATACTATAAACAGTTGGTAAGGATGTGTTTTTGCctaattcctgtgagaatcctgcatggagtgggactatccaggactagcctaattcctgtgagaatcctgcatggagtgggactatccaggactagctgcagtgtgctcaaacaaccaccaggtgacacctgtgagcagataatagtgCATCATGTCTCTCTCTTGTAGACTTATCAGGTCGGTAGTGTATTCTTCATTCACGCTtcaagtgagggatgaggcaaaaactaacccagcCCTACTGCCGTCAATTacagtattttctggactatatacaagccgcaccctcTAAATTTCAGGGGAAAAATATTACCATATATTAGTtgcatcggactataagccgcaggtataTGTTGTCAAAttatttacacataattattttgtaaatgtttacccTTAATTGTTTCccaatggtgtctgtaacacggcagtaaaacggctgatcaaacaacagaagtcatcgtcatggacccaccagctgcggaagctagctctcccatCAGCTGAACTGActaaataactccacagtgatgtcttggtgaatttactgaggaatttgtgaaactgaaacaatacaaaaagaatgttattgtaagttaataccaacacagacactcgtaaaagtgttagcatatcagctaatgctaacgacgctagcttatttacattatgatagcacgtacaaataggtttggtaagtaagaattgttttagttacattgtaaaacttacaaacattgcttggagtgatgaatagaacgctatggacgactagaagacggaacggcactcaaactcgtccaaaagatgccatagcacaaacaaaaccACACCATTACAATGCATTTGTTTTATGAAAACCGTTTGCAttgtggccgtcagcgaagaaaaatccataaatttgccgcaccattttataagccgcagggttgaaagcgtggggaaaaagtggcggcttatagtccggaattcacATTAGTtaatatttgttgtgtacatactgtagcatgtacacaacaaatattgTCTCCCGTTTCACCAGAAATCTGAATAAAACTGAGTTTTGGCATAGAAATAACCCAAAACTACATTCCATTTGGCCACTGGATGGTACTGTTTAGCACTGAAAGTGCATAGAAAGAAAGAATTGTGATGACACAATTGATGTAATTATAGTGAtcaaagtgtgaatgttgtctatctgtgttggccctgtgatgaggtggcgacttgtccagggtgtacaccgccttccgccgaatgcagctgagataggctccagcaccccccgccaccccaaaagggacaagcggtagcaaatggatggatggattattatttttgtgtgtgtgtggcgcaGTGGTGCTCAGTGAGGTGATCCAGGCCTTCGCGGTCCCAGAGAACGCGGTCAGGATGGAGGAGGCCCGGGAGAGCGCCTGCAACGACATGGGCAAGATGCTGCAGCTGGTGCTCCCCTTGGCCACTCAGATTCAACAGGAAGTCATCAAAGCTTACGGATTCAACAATGAAGGAGAAGGTGAGACGGTCATCTACCTGTTTCGTGACCTTGTGACAGATCGAGGAAATAGTCCGATTAAGAAGAGTCAGTAGCAGAGAGGATACACGTTTAGTTACAATACAGGCCATTTTTGCCATACAAGTGTATGGCAAAAAGGAGGGATGCATTTTTTCACGCCTccctgaagttgtttttttttacctacatGTGTCAAGATAGTTGTTCATTAACACTAAATATTCTGTTACAATATTGCCTCTCACACACCCTTTCTCCCGACACCTCATGGTGCACGCACCCCCGCCCCAGAATGAGGAaatagtccaaataaaaagagtcaGTAGCTGAGAAGATACATGTAGTTACAATACAggccatttttgtcataaaaatgtaaaaaaagttattaaaccagtggttctccatttttttccccctcacgcTCCCCCTGAGGACAGAATTGTTTTCATGCCCCCCTgaaattgtttatttttgtacTCTTATGTGTCAAGATAGTTATTTATTACGCTAAACAGGCTATTACAATATTGCCTCTCACCCATGTTTTCCCACGACACCTCATGGcgcacgccccccgccccaacagAATGAGGAAATAGTCCAAATGAGAGTCAGTAGCCGAGAATATACACTTTTAGTTACAATACAGgtcatttttgtcataaaaacgtAAAAATAAGTTACTAAACCAGTGTTTCTCCATTTttccccccttaaggacagaaATGTTTTTCatgcccccctaaaatgttttatttttttacttgtatgtgtcaagattagggatgtccgataatggctttctgccgatagccgatattccgatattgtccaactcttaattacagataccgatatcaaccgataccgatatatacagtcgtggaattaacacattattatgcctaatttggacaaccagttatggtgaagataatgtcctttttaaaaataataataaaataagataaataaattaaaaacattttcttgaataaaaaagaaagtaaaacaatataaaaacagttacatagaaactagtaattaatgaaaatgagtaaaattaactgttaaaggttagtactattagtggaccagcagcacgcacaatcatgtgtgcttacggactgtatcccttgcagactgtattgatatatattgatatataatgt
Coding sequences within it:
- the saysd1 gene encoding SAYSvFN domain-containing protein 1, coding for MEQKLAEFRARRQAEKTPGDEHTDTLDKETESVVQLEPLEHSLGKNSQIQGGKDRLPDSAQGSGLARLKYLTSSITWLKVLLWVVLLGFFSELEFGLAFFLTSLFYWLYAGLRSPAARRPGEMSAYSVFNPNCQPLLGTLTAEQLEGEMGYRPQAHT
- the grcc10 gene encoding protein C10 isoform X2 translates to MASAPAQQPTLTVEQTRVVLSEVIQAFAVPENAVRMEEARESACNDMGKMLQLVLPLATQIQQEVIKAYGFNNEGEGVLKFARLVKMYETQDPEIAAMSVKLKSLLLPPLSTPPIGGAIPAS
- the grcc10 gene encoding protein C10 isoform X1; translated protein: MIAFTVSPFLADMASAPAQQPTLTVEQTRVVLSEVIQAFAVPENAVRMEEARESACNDMGKMLQLVLPLATQIQQEVIKAYGFNNEGEGVLKFARLVKMYETQDPEIAAMSVKLKSLLLPPLSTPPIGGAIPAS